TCTAACAGTTCACGGTTTTCAGTTGAATTCCAGCCTATATCATTAGTGGGGTGTATCCATTCGTCTCCAGCCATGATTTCCGGGTCTGTATTTTCGCTCCAATTTTCGAGTGGTGAGTTTTCAGATGCATATTTACTGTCGCCAATGACGACTCCATAATCATTGACGAATGGAGCCTGTGGTTTTATGCCGGTTCCCTTAAAGCTTGGTGCGTTAATTTGGTGTGGTTGTGTATCGTCGACAATTGGTGAATCCAATTTCTTTTTCATGTAGTGTCTCCCTTTCCGTTTTACGGTTATTTTTCTCGTCTGTCCCTATATTATCCCTGAATAATTTCAGGCATTTTTACCCCATTCTAAAATGTAAACTATATGAAAAGGGTGGATGAAAATGAAACGGAAAGCCAATGTGGATGGTGCTGTCAAAGCAAGTAAAACGCCAAAAAGAAACCAGGCTGAAAATGAATTTTCCAATGAGTTCGCATTGGAGGAAAATGCAATGAAAGGTGCCAACCGTAATTCAAAGCAAGGCAGAAAAGGAAGAAGTTAATGGATAAAGAAAAACAGAACAGCCAGGAAAAGATGGGACAACATGTACGAACTGAATTTGGAATCGAATTTAGCGGCGATATGAACGCAACCAAAATTTATGAAATTTTGGCAAAAGAAAATAAAAAACGTGATAGTGATAAGTAAATAAGGACGGACCCAATTCTTGGGTCCGTCCTTATTCTTAAAAAATAATGCTGTCAGATTTTGAGAGAGGGAATATCGTTGATCCCTTACCACTCGGATCAAAATAGGCAAGCATGAACGATGGTTTCTCGACGATTGTTCCCTCAGCTAAATACGTTTCCAAATCAAAGGGAAGTGCCTCGAGCAATGTGTGCTTGTGTATTTCTTTTTCATTAAGTGCCAAGGCTGTGAAAGAGGAACCAAGCTTTTCAGGTTTATCCAGAATCTCTTCATATATCTCTTTCCGCCCACTTTTATCTAATGAAGCTTCCCACCAAGGCTTACGTGGTTTGTATTTTTGGTTCATGAAATAATCCAATTTCATGAGTCCGATAATGTTTTTCAGTTCAGCAGATTCCCGGGAAGCCAAAAACTGCTGTAAGCGTCTGAACAAGTCTTCAAGCTGATGTCCGATTCGTGACCAGCCTTGATCATCCCAATAGGTTCCGAAATCTTGAAAGAAGTCGAATGGTGATTGAAATACTGTTTTGACAAGATATTCCGTGGTGTGATCCATTCTATGATCGTTCCAGTATTTTTCAAGGACATCTTCAACTTGTTTAATGCGGACAATGTCATCAAAGGATAAAACATTATTTCCTAGGATTTCATATGGAGCATGTTCGCTGTATATATATTGGTGTTCATCAGCACGTATCCGTAAGCCAGTACCACGAAGCATCTTTAAGAAACCAAGCTGCATCTCTTCGGGTCTGAGCTCGAAAACATCATTGAAAGTCTTTCTGAAAGAATGATAATCTTCTTCAGGTAACCCGGCAATTAGGTCTAAATGCTGATCAATTTTCTGACCTTCTTTTACCATCGTGACGGTTCTGGTCAATTTTTCGAAATTCTGCCTTCTCATAACTAGATCATTCGTATGATCATTCGTCGATTGTACCCCTATTTCAAAGCGGAACAATCCTGCAGGGGCATTATCGTTCAAGAACTGGATAACTTCCGGACGCATGATGTCCGCCGTGATTTCGAACTGGAAAACCACACCGGGAAGATGTTCATCGATTAAGAATTGAAACATTTCCATTGCATAGCTTCGGCTGATATTGAAGGTTCGGTCAACGAACTTAATGGTCTTGGCACCATTAGCCATAAGGTACCTGATATCTTCTTTAATCTTTTCACGATCAAAATACCTGACACCCACTTCAATCGATGAAAGGCAAAATTGGCAACTGAACGGGCACCCTCGGCTAGTTTCGATATAGGTGACACGTTTAGATAGATCGCCGCGGTCTTCCTCCAAACGATAGGGAGAAGGGAGGGATTTCAAATCAACCTTGCCGTTCTGAGGCTGGATGATTTTTTTTCCATCCTGTCGATACGCAATGCCGCCGACCTTCTTATAGTCATTCGAACCTTCAATTTCAGATAAAAGGGCCTTGAAGGTGACTTCACCTTCGCCAATTACGATGAAATCAGCCCCGGGAATTTGATCAAGCCATTCCCCAACATCATAGGTGACTTCAGGTCCGCCAAGAATGATAACCAATTCTGGATTGATCTTCTTCAGCATGGCTACGACTTTCATTGTTTCCTCGATGTTCCAAATATAGCAGCTGAACCCTATGACATCAGGTTTTTTGGAATGAAGGTCACCAACTATGTTCATAATTGGATCTTTTATCGTATATTCTGCCAGCTGTACATCATAATCTGGCTGGGCATAAGCTTTTAAATATCGGATGGATAGCGATGTATGGATATATTTTGCGTTAAGAGTACTGATTATTATATTCATGTTAAAGGGCGTAAAAGAAACGCCTGGCTCCTTTCGTGTACATGTCTTTTTAAGCCAACAAGCACTAACGAGTAATTTTACCATAGCGTACTCCATTTGAAAAATGAGTTATGGTATTGAAGGGGAATCTTTTCAGCTTGAAAGTCGAAAACGGATAAAGCAGAAAATGCTTCATCCGTTTTATTTAAAAAGCTTGTTTAATATACTCTTTCGTTTTAGTCATGAAACGTTTTGTCTTGGTCGCTTTCAATTCGATGATCGGCTGCGCCATGGTAGCGATCATTTCACTTGATAATAATACGGTAATCAAGAATGAGAGGCCAGCGAGCATGATAAAGCTCTCTGTATTGCTGAAGTATTCCTGGATGGTGCTTTCACGGAAAAACCGAATGAAGAAACCATGCAGCAGATAGACATAAAGGGTTTGTTTACCCCAGTTCGTAAAGAAGTATTGTCCGCGTGGAATGAACGAAAGGAAGCTGAACACTGAAATTATGCTCAATCCATAAAATCCCAGGCGTTTAAACATGGACACGATTGTCGCATCTTCAAGTTCGGCATATGGTTTCGAACCGAGCAGCCATTTATAATTGATATCGGCATTTAAATAAAAACCGATAAAAATCAATAACATGACACTAAGTGAAGCCAAACGAACTTTGGGAGTGAATAGTTTTTTTAAATGTTCCTTGCTTAAATGGTACCCAATCAAAAACATCGGGAAAAAAACGAATGTCCTGGAGAGACTAAGATAATTGGAGATATTGTCAATATATCCAATCAATAATGCGATTAAAAAAGATAAACCTATGCCTACAGATGGCTTTAGCTTTGAGAAACCAAGGAGCATGATGTTCCAACAGAATAAACTGATCAGGAACCATAGCGACCATTGGGGGTCAAGCAGGTCTACAGTAATGGCAGAACGTTCATATAAGAAATAGTAGTAAACGGTATATATCAATTGGAAAATGATATAGGGCAAAATCAGTTTTTTAGTAATTTTACCTAAATACCCTTTTTGATAAAAACCTTTCGCAAAGAACCCTGAAACAAGGATAAAGGCAGGCATGTGAAAGGAATAAATGGTTTTATATAAAGCATATATCGTTTCACTGTCATGTATATACGTATTCAGCAAATGTCCAAAGACGACAAAAGCCATAAGAATGAACTTGGCGTTATCGAAGAAAAAATCACGTTGTTTCATCGTTGCCTCCATTTAATAAATTTTTAAGGTAGCTAGAAAGCATTGTTATTTCTTATACCCTAAATACCTTGTACTAAATCAATATTTATTAAATTTATTATAATAACCTTAAATTAAGCTTAACGCTAAGTTTTATAGTATTCAATATACTATAATTTGATATATAGGATAATTTTGGAATGGTTTGATTGCGCCGATTTTCGAAAAATACCGAGGGAAAATCAAGATGGATGTCGAATAAAGTTGGTAAGTATGGGTTTTGATGAGGGGGGTTAATATGAAAATCGGTTATGAGAATGAAACGGAATATAAACAGGAAATTTTAAAATTGAATAAACAGATCGAAGGGTTTTTGAACATTTTCAATTCGATGTCAGAGCCTTATATTAGGGTTGATGAGGAACTGCGTCTCACTTATGCCAATGATGCTGCTTGTGCCCTGCTGGAAACCGCGAAAGAGCAGCTGGAGTCCATGAAGATAACTGATTTTCTCGATGTCATCCCTTTAAATAACCAGGAAGTTTCAAGTTCCCTAAAAACCTCGAATGAAAGTGAAAGGCAAATTATCCAGCTACATACCGGAGCCCTTAAGCAAATAGAGTTTATACGTATAGGCTCTTTTTCCGAAGGACAGCAGTTCTACCGTTTGGGGGATGTGACATTGGATGTTTCTTCGTCAAGGGAAACAAGGATGTCAAGGCAGATGTTTTTGGACATTTTCGATACAGCCATAGAAAGCATCGTTCTATTTGACAGTTCAGGAATAATAATGGAAGTGAACCATGCCTTTATCCATGTCTTGGGCATCCCGAAAAAAGATATTGTCGGTAAGAATATGAGGGACCTCATATCCCCATATTATAGGGAATATTGGGATGAGAGCATACAAAGAGCCTTTGATGAGTCGAACTTCAAAGGAGAGGTAGAGATAAAGGTTGGGGATGAACTGCATCATTTCACTTTCTCGTTAAGTTCAACGGTAGGAAATGAATTATATATGTCGGTGCTTCGAAAAATTACAGAATCAAATATAATAGAAAAAAAGTTAGAGACGAGCGAACGGATTTTTGCCGAATTATTCGATCAGTCCATGGACGCAATCATATTCTGGAATGATGACGGGATTATTTTTCGGGTCAATCATTCAGCATGTAAAATATTCGAATCCAGCAGAGAGGATTTGATCGGCAGTCATATCTGGAAATACGTGTACAGCAATAAAAACCATTTTGGCCAGATGATGGAGACGTTTGAAAGAGACACCCAGGTGCGGGGTGAGCTGATTTATAAAATGCCTAATAACCAAATTAAATTGCTTGAATTGACTGCCAAAAAACATGAAGGTGACGGATATAACGTAACGATCTTTCGAAATGTCAGTGAGCGCTGGCTGATTGAGAAGGAATTAAGGGATAGTGAAAAGAAGTTCAGGAAGATTTTTGAGGGAACATTAGACGGCTTGATTTTATGGAATCATGAAGGGTTCACCGATATTAATGAAGCTGGTCAGAAAATATTGGAGATTTCGAAGCGCAAACTGCTATCTTTATCTGTAAAGGGATTCATCGAAAAAATTCCTGAAAATGCTCCAGTCTTGAACGCTCACATTGAAAATGTTTATAAGCATGAGGTCTACTCTTCCATCATTCCGATAACATACGAAGATGGAAGGGTTAAGCATATTGAATTTTTGACGAGGAAAAATTTATATTCGAACCTGAATTTAAGCATTTTCCGTGATGTGAGTAAAAATCTCGAAATGCAGGAACAAATCCGAAAATCGGATACTTTGAATGTAGTAGGTGAACTGGCGGCGGGAATTGCTCACGAAATCAGGAATCCAATGACAGCCTTAAAAGGTTTTATCCAGTTGCTTGAGGATGGTGTTAAGGGGGAGTTTTCCACATACTTTCATGTAATTACTTCCGAAATTAAGCGAATCGAAACCATTATCACGGAATTTTTGGTACTGGCAAAACCGCAGGCGCTAAAAATTTTCAAACAGGATGTTCATACCATATTGAGAGAGACACTGGAATTACTGGCCGCTCAGGCACTATTGGAAAATATTCAATTCGAGACAGACTTTGAAGAAGATGAATTTAACGTGTTATGTGAAGCGAACCAGTTAAAGCAAGTGTTCATTAACATCATCAAAAATGCATTGGAAGTCATGCCGGATGGGGGATCTGTTTCCATTAAAACAAGCCGATTTTCAGAGAAATACGTTTGCATTTCAATTACTGACAAAGGCATGGGGATTTCAACGGAAATGCTAAAAAAATTGGGTGAACCTTTTTATACGACGAAAGATAGGGGAACGGGGCTCGGGCTCATGGTCAGCTATAAAATCATTGAAGAGCACAATGGCTATATAGAAGTGGAAAGCGAAGTGGGAAAAGGGACGAGCTTTCATATTTATTTGCCATTTGAGTAATGCAGAAGGGGATGTTCCAAACCTTTTTTTAGTTAACGGAAAGCATATGAAATTTTTCATTAGTTAATGGGGAATCCTTTATTGGATTCCTTTTTTCATTATTTATTATCTTGGAATCACAATTAAGGGTTGTAACCATAAAAAATATTGTGCTTCCATTATAGAGAAGCTTCCGAAGTAATTAAGCGGAAAATAAGAATGACATCCAAATTGCAGAACTTTCGAATCGATTTTCGGAGCGGGCTTCATATGAAATCGTCATAATCAATCTAGAGGTTCATGCTTAGAAATTTCCGTCATATCCTGTCTGCTGGTAGGTAAAGCATTATCGCAATTTAAGAAGTTTTGTCTTTTTTTGCGAATCTATTTACATATAAGGCATATTTTGTAATACTTCTTTATTATAATGTAACTTTAAAAAGGCAGGAGTAGTGAATGTTGTTATGAATTCTAGGTGTGCAACGGAAATTTGTTCTGAGATTCGAATGAAGCGTTGGGAAATGATGGAGCTGGCCAAAATGTATGGACTAAATCATGAGTATACCCTTCGCCAAAGTGAGCAGCTTGACAAACTTATAAATGAGTATTTAATCCTTCAACATCATTCATCAGTGGAAGTGAGAAATAAGCGAGAAGAGATGGTTGTTATTGTGCAGCAACCCTTTAATGACGACATTTCCTTTTAGAGGGGATTTGAATGCATGCATGATTTTTTAAAGTAGCAGGCAAGGAGACAAGCAACTTTGTGTGATTTCTGGTGAAATGAACCTTTGTAAACATATCAGAAAACAATTAATGAAAGACTTATATAATCAAGACAATATATCTTTTGAATTTCCTTTGGATTTGGGGTATATATCGAGGGGAGGCCACCAGAAGGTGTCCTTCATGCATCGGGATTGGTTTAGAAGTCTTAATTTTTCTGAATGGGTTACACTGATTAATGAAAAGTAAGAGCTGACTCACTTGATGGAGCCAGCCATGGAGGAAGTTCGGGAGTTACAAAACTTCCAATAATATGACCATGAACAAAAGGCCGACAATGAAGGAATAGGTAGATGTGCGTTCATTACCATCCCCATGGCTTTCAGGAATCAATTCCTTATAAACGATGAAAAGCATGGCCCCGGCGGCGAAAGCTAGGCCGTATGGAACCAGGAACCCAATGTAAGAGGTTAAATAAAAACCTAGTAAGCCGGTAATTATTTCGATGGTACCGGTTAAGGTAGCTATCAGGAACGCTGTGAGTTTACCGATTTTTTGATTAATTAAAAACAAGGCGACTAGTAAGCCTTCCGGAGCATTTTGCAGGCCGATGGCAAAAGCGATCAAATTACCTGTATCAGCAGTATCAGAGGCGTAACTCACCCCAACAGAAAGACCCTCAGGAATATTATGGAGTGTAATGGCAGTGATGATGAGCAAAGCCTTTTCATCGAACTGAATGCCACTTTTCGTATGGCTGAGATCGATATGAGGAATGTTTTTTTCCATGATCGTTAATGTCATTACCCCGAGAAAAACCCCAATGACTAGCTGCATATATCCTCCGGTGGCCAGAGACTCCGGGATCAGGCTCAATAACGAAGCAGCCATCATAATTCCAGCCGTAAATGCCAGAAGCGTGTCTCTGAATCGATGTGTGATTGAACCTTGAATGAACAAGATTGGTAACGCACCAAACCCTGTAGACATAGCAGATAGGATGCTGCCTAATAAAACTCCACTCATAAATTTCTCCTTTGTATGGTACTTACTCATTAGTGAATTTTTGGGCGGAACAATAATTTATTGTATTTAGACATAAAGAAAATGTTCCAGGAAAAAACTATTTTGCAGTCATTCTTCTGTATACCATTTTTTCAATGTCAGATCAGTCGGCAGCAGTATGCTGATGATCCCCAGTAATGGAAGGAATCCCACTAGCTTAATCATGGATTCGATTCCAATTATATCTGCAATGGCTCCCAATGAAACGGATCCAATGGCACCCATTCCAAAGGCTAACCCCACTGTCAAGCCTGCCATCGTTCCGACTTTTCCCGGGACCAATTCCTGTGCGTATATTACAGTGACGGAAAAACTGCTCATTATAATGAATCCCGCCATCAATAATAAAATAAAAGCGGCTGTAGGAGGTACGAATGGTAAAAGTGCGGTTATTGGCATGCTGGCAGCGAAAGAAAAGAAAATGACATTTTTACGCCCGAATCTATCAGCAAGCGGACCTCCAAAAAATGTACCTACAGCACCGGCGGCCAAAAAGGCAAATAGGAAAAATTGTGCGGATTTTATCGTGAATGAATACTGCTCGATCAAATAAAAACTGTAAAAGTTCGTCATGCACGATACATACCAGGAACGGGCAAAGATTATGAATAATATCAATACCAGGGCTTTGGCCACTTTATGGGACCGCTCTTTATTGATTATTTTTGCAGCAAGCTTTTTAGGCTGGAAGTGAACTAATTTTTGGGAATACCACTTGGCAATATACAGCAATAGGATAACGGCCATCAAGGCAACCAGGGCAAACCAGAGTGCGCCTTTTTGACCAAAAGGAACAAGCACGATGGCTGTGATGAGTGGGGCAAGTGCCTGCCCGCTATTCCCGCCGACCTGATAAATCGATTGTGCCAGGCCTCTTTTTGGTCCGCCTGCCATATAGGCCACCCTAGAGCCTTCCGGATGGAATATGGCCGACCCTAAGCCCATCAAGATGACTGCACCAAGGATAATGGTATAGTTTGGGGCAATTGAGAGAATGATGACCCCAATTAAAGTACTGGTCAACCCAATGGGCAATGCATATGGAATTGGCTTTTTATCCGTATAGAATCCAACTGCCGGCTGCAGGAGGGATGAGACGATATTCAGGCAGAATGCAATCATTCCCAGCTGTGTATATGTTAGCGACATTGATTTTTCGAGGATTGGGAACATGGCCGGTACGACGGCCTGAAGAGAATCATTCATTAAATGGCATATGCCAATTATGATCATGATTTTCAGAGTCATATCTTGTTTTTGCGGTTTTGTTTTAATGGCAGCGATACTTCCCATCTGTATATTTCCTTCTTCCTGATTAAGATTTTTACCTATTCCATAAATAGATTCAAGAAGCATGCACCGTATGCATGACACCTTTAAATAAATCGGAATCGTTACTGGCATTGATAAAAAAATGAAACTCTTCAAAGTTTTGCTAAGGGTGGTCTTTTATCAGCGGTAAGCTGATTGTTACGGTTGTACCTTTCAGAGGTTTACTTGAAAACTCTATGGTACCGTTAAAAGATTCAATTATTCGTTTACACACAAATAGCCCTAATCCCGTTCCTTCCTTTTTCGATGTATAGAAGGGATCGAACACTTTACCTATTTCTTTTTCTTTCAGTCCTTGCCCGATGTCGGTGATCATGATTTTAGCCCATTCATTTTCATGGTGAATTCGAATCCTTAACTTTTTCCCAACTTCCATGGCCTCGAAACCGTTTTTGGCAATGTTGAGGATGACTTGTTTGAGTTGGTCCTTTGTACAATGAACCAGGATCGGCTCCTTTATGATATTCCATTCCACTTCAATATTGAAGTGACGTGCTTCTGATTCTATTATTGGTCTCAATTCAGCAATGATACTGCGGATATCATATAAGGATAAAGTCTGGGCCATCGGCTTCCCTAAAATCAAAAATTCGCTGACGATACTATTGATCCGTTCAATTTCCTTCATGATGACAGAGTAATAGAACTGATCTTGTTCTTCAGGGTGTTTTTCAACCAATAACTGCACTAGCCCCTTTATGCCGGTAAGTGGGTTTTTTATTTCATGTGCAGTACTGGCAGCCAATGTACCGACAAAATCTATTTTTTGCCTTTCGTTTAGTAACTTTTGTTTTTTGGTATTCCTGCGAACGATCAGCTCCTCCACGATGGTATAAATCATGTGAGTAAAAAAGAAGGTGAAAAAGACAAGCATTAAAAATACATTGATGTTATTTGTGTTAATCTTATCGGGCACTTTGACGGATAGTTTCCAATCGACTTCGGTCAAAGGAACATCCACCCATTTAGAATGTCCAGTAAATTCGTCGGCATTTATATCTAAAATTCGGGTTTTGTCCTTTGTTTCCAATTTAAAGGTATGACCAGGGCTGAGAATCTTTAATATATTTTCCATATGATCCAGCCTGATATGTGCCAATAAAAACCCTTGCACTTTTTTATCATGATCCAGAATGGGAGCAAAAATGGAAAAATAATTGTAATCAGGGCTATATAGCTCCTTTGTTCCTACAACAACGGCTTTTTGGGTTTTTACTGCAAGTTCTATATCATTCTGTTCAATTAAATAGTAATGATTGAAATTCTTATTCGTCCCTGAAATGGAGACACCGTCACGATTTAGCCAATAGATTCCGGCATACCTGGAATCTGTATCTTTGATCCATTTCATAAGAAGTTCGGTTTTTTTGTTATCCATATAAAGCACGGAACTGCTAAGGCTAAGCAGCTCAAGGTTTTCCTTCGTTTCTCTGATAACTTGATCT
The DNA window shown above is from Peribacillus sp. FSL P2-0133 and carries:
- a CDS encoding DUF3905 domain-containing protein produces the protein MKKKLDSPIVDDTQPHQINAPSFKGTGIKPQAPFVNDYGVVIGDSKYASENSPLENWSENTDPEIMAGDEWIHPTNDIGWNSTENRELLEAKKAPQPPFMHPDKDVSTDTD
- a CDS encoding B12-binding domain-containing radical SAM protein, producing MNIIISTLNAKYIHTSLSIRYLKAYAQPDYDVQLAEYTIKDPIMNIVGDLHSKKPDVIGFSCYIWNIEETMKVVAMLKKINPELVIILGGPEVTYDVGEWLDQIPGADFIVIGEGEVTFKALLSEIEGSNDYKKVGGIAYRQDGKKIIQPQNGKVDLKSLPSPYRLEEDRGDLSKRVTYIETSRGCPFSCQFCLSSIEVGVRYFDREKIKEDIRYLMANGAKTIKFVDRTFNISRSYAMEMFQFLIDEHLPGVVFQFEITADIMRPEVIQFLNDNAPAGLFRFEIGVQSTNDHTNDLVMRRQNFEKLTRTVTMVKEGQKIDQHLDLIAGLPEEDYHSFRKTFNDVFELRPEEMQLGFLKMLRGTGLRIRADEHQYIYSEHAPYEILGNNVLSFDDIVRIKQVEDVLEKYWNDHRMDHTTEYLVKTVFQSPFDFFQDFGTYWDDQGWSRIGHQLEDLFRRLQQFLASRESAELKNIIGLMKLDYFMNQKYKPRKPWWEASLDKSGRKEIYEEILDKPEKLGSSFTALALNEKEIHKHTLLEALPFDLETYLAEGTIVEKPSFMLAYFDPSGKGSTIFPLSKSDSIIF
- a CDS encoding acyltransferase family protein — encoded protein: MKQRDFFFDNAKFILMAFVVFGHLLNTYIHDSETIYALYKTIYSFHMPAFILVSGFFAKGFYQKGYLGKITKKLILPYIIFQLIYTVYYYFLYERSAITVDLLDPQWSLWFLISLFCWNIMLLGFSKLKPSVGIGLSFLIALLIGYIDNISNYLSLSRTFVFFPMFLIGYHLSKEHLKKLFTPKVRLASLSVMLLIFIGFYLNADINYKWLLGSKPYAELEDATIVSMFKRLGFYGLSIISVFSFLSFIPRGQYFFTNWGKQTLYVYLLHGFFIRFFRESTIQEYFSNTESFIMLAGLSFLITVLLSSEMIATMAQPIIELKATKTKRFMTKTKEYIKQAF
- a CDS encoding PAS domain S-box protein, whose amino-acid sequence is MKIGYENETEYKQEILKLNKQIEGFLNIFNSMSEPYIRVDEELRLTYANDAACALLETAKEQLESMKITDFLDVIPLNNQEVSSSLKTSNESERQIIQLHTGALKQIEFIRIGSFSEGQQFYRLGDVTLDVSSSRETRMSRQMFLDIFDTAIESIVLFDSSGIIMEVNHAFIHVLGIPKKDIVGKNMRDLISPYYREYWDESIQRAFDESNFKGEVEIKVGDELHHFTFSLSSTVGNELYMSVLRKITESNIIEKKLETSERIFAELFDQSMDAIIFWNDDGIIFRVNHSACKIFESSREDLIGSHIWKYVYSNKNHFGQMMETFERDTQVRGELIYKMPNNQIKLLELTAKKHEGDGYNVTIFRNVSERWLIEKELRDSEKKFRKIFEGTLDGLILWNHEGFTDINEAGQKILEISKRKLLSLSVKGFIEKIPENAPVLNAHIENVYKHEVYSSIIPITYEDGRVKHIEFLTRKNLYSNLNLSIFRDVSKNLEMQEQIRKSDTLNVVGELAAGIAHEIRNPMTALKGFIQLLEDGVKGEFSTYFHVITSEIKRIETIITEFLVLAKPQALKIFKQDVHTILRETLELLAAQALLENIQFETDFEEDEFNVLCEANQLKQVFINIIKNALEVMPDGGSVSIKTSRFSEKYVCISITDKGMGISTEMLKKLGEPFYTTKDRGTGLGLMVSYKIIEEHNGYIEVESEVGKGTSFHIYLPFE
- a CDS encoding aspartyl-phosphate phosphatase Spo0E family protein, with the translated sequence MNSRCATEICSEIRMKRWEMMELAKMYGLNHEYTLRQSEQLDKLINEYLILQHHSSVEVRNKREEMVVIVQQPFNDDISF
- a CDS encoding ZIP family metal transporter yields the protein MSGVLLGSILSAMSTGFGALPILFIQGSITHRFRDTLLAFTAGIMMAASLLSLIPESLATGGYMQLVIGVFLGVMTLTIMEKNIPHIDLSHTKSGIQFDEKALLIITAITLHNIPEGLSVGVSYASDTADTGNLIAFAIGLQNAPEGLLVALFLINQKIGKLTAFLIATLTGTIEIITGLLGFYLTSYIGFLVPYGLAFAAGAMLFIVYKELIPESHGDGNERTSTYSFIVGLLFMVILLEVL
- a CDS encoding MFS transporter translates to MGSIAAIKTKPQKQDMTLKIMIIIGICHLMNDSLQAVVPAMFPILEKSMSLTYTQLGMIAFCLNIVSSLLQPAVGFYTDKKPIPYALPIGLTSTLIGVIILSIAPNYTIILGAVILMGLGSAIFHPEGSRVAYMAGGPKRGLAQSIYQVGGNSGQALAPLITAIVLVPFGQKGALWFALVALMAVILLLYIAKWYSQKLVHFQPKKLAAKIINKERSHKVAKALVLILFIIFARSWYVSCMTNFYSFYLIEQYSFTIKSAQFFLFAFLAAGAVGTFFGGPLADRFGRKNVIFFSFAASMPITALLPFVPPTAAFILLLMAGFIIMSSFSVTVIYAQELVPGKVGTMAGLTVGLAFGMGAIGSVSLGAIADIIGIESMIKLVGFLPLLGIISILLPTDLTLKKWYTEE
- a CDS encoding sensor histidine kinase; the protein is MKTRHKLTAYLLIVILPLIILSIIYWVHLERSIQKERQEQAEWAGTVYQEYIDQVIRETKENLELLSLSSSVLYMDNKKTELLMKWIKDTDSRYAGIYWLNRDGVSISGTNKNFNHYYLIEQNDIELAVKTQKAVVVGTKELYSPDYNYFSIFAPILDHDKKVQGFLLAHIRLDHMENILKILSPGHTFKLETKDKTRILDINADEFTGHSKWVDVPLTEVDWKLSVKVPDKINTNNINVFLMLVFFTFFFTHMIYTIVEELIVRRNTKKQKLLNERQKIDFVGTLAASTAHEIKNPLTGIKGLVQLLVEKHPEEQDQFYYSVIMKEIERINSIVSEFLILGKPMAQTLSLYDIRSIIAELRPIIESEARHFNIEVEWNIIKEPILVHCTKDQLKQVILNIAKNGFEAMEVGKKLRIRIHHENEWAKIMITDIGQGLKEKEIGKVFDPFYTSKKEGTGLGLFVCKRIIESFNGTIEFSSKPLKGTTVTISLPLIKDHP